In Deinococcus ficus, a single window of DNA contains:
- a CDS encoding UvrD-helicase domain-containing protein, with product MTSHRLNQPTPEQRDFLDAVAHTGDHLFLRATAGSGKTTTLVEAAWSLPVRQRTVYFAYNRHAVQDLRGRLPGDVQARTLHAHGLKTLGTCVIDGQKASTLCAGQAQELASDPGVVQVLTRVLLKAFNAMRELQLPPGTPDLALEWAEHRPPGVPDVSWQRRFSTALSQIARAGVEQYETTRTIDYTDMLWLPLQTGQGRSSVAHAIVDEAQDLTPLRWAYLMHVTGQRGKQPGRIIACGDPEQSIYQYSGAEPGGMQRQADALGARVYPLSISWRCPALVVREAQRCSTFIRAAPTARQGAVRRVLSTHHDYRTTQAVLCRTNAPLIVLALQLHRDGLRVSLGGEDLSAQLVKAARELPDPYTEADVERLEQLTPPPKTALQALHADLRVAAAQLARETLRGRSQATRQALSRLVDQLCQSSPGTVYLSTIHRAKGMEWDDVTVLQPELMPLPYGTAEEERCVEFVAITRARRRLTYALGPEAWDAYETELSSAPLPAAARPPKRPTPPPKRPAPANPPPRAPDGSEGPPRVITVALPDDAPSCVREWNIFTGQDPVPAMALRQALQRVARAKRPQLSVWAAATLERVQRLPGNAAVLIDHDRLHQAEQAVTASTISIPAMPPRPPRPHRQLLITEHSLARWKYGEIEGETDQLVTLTYRGARYTFDKTTCELSGQPFDPAQPYLHPDR from the coding sequence ATGACCTCACACCGACTGAATCAACCGACGCCCGAACAACGGGACTTCCTGGACGCGGTCGCCCACACGGGCGATCACCTGTTCCTCCGGGCGACCGCGGGATCCGGCAAGACCACCACCCTCGTCGAGGCGGCGTGGAGCCTGCCGGTCCGGCAGCGGACGGTGTACTTCGCGTACAACCGTCACGCAGTGCAGGACCTGCGCGGCCGTCTGCCCGGGGACGTGCAGGCCCGCACGCTGCACGCCCACGGCCTCAAGACGCTCGGCACCTGCGTGATCGACGGGCAGAAGGCGTCCACCCTGTGCGCGGGTCAGGCACAGGAGCTGGCCAGTGACCCCGGAGTCGTGCAGGTCCTCACGCGCGTGCTGCTGAAGGCCTTCAACGCCATGCGGGAATTGCAGCTGCCGCCCGGCACCCCCGACCTCGCCCTGGAATGGGCCGAGCACCGTCCACCTGGCGTCCCAGACGTCTCCTGGCAGCGCCGATTCAGCACCGCCCTCTCCCAAATCGCGCGGGCGGGCGTGGAACAGTACGAGACCACCCGGACCATCGATTACACCGACATGCTGTGGCTCCCCCTCCAGACGGGCCAGGGGCGGTCCAGTGTCGCCCACGCCATTGTCGACGAGGCGCAGGACCTCACGCCCCTCCGGTGGGCCTACCTGATGCACGTCACGGGGCAACGCGGCAAGCAGCCGGGCCGGATCATCGCCTGCGGCGATCCTGAGCAGTCGATCTACCAGTACTCGGGCGCGGAGCCAGGTGGGATGCAGCGGCAGGCAGACGCGCTCGGAGCCCGGGTCTACCCGCTCAGTATCTCCTGGCGGTGTCCAGCGCTGGTGGTGCGTGAAGCCCAGCGGTGCAGCACGTTCATCCGCGCCGCGCCCACGGCCAGGCAGGGAGCGGTGCGCCGCGTCCTCAGCACCCACCACGATTACCGCACCACCCAGGCGGTGCTGTGCCGCACGAACGCGCCATTGATCGTCCTGGCCCTGCAGCTCCACAGGGACGGCCTGCGCGTCTCCCTGGGCGGGGAAGACCTTTCCGCCCAGCTGGTCAAGGCGGCCCGCGAACTGCCTGATCCCTACACCGAAGCCGATGTCGAGCGCCTGGAGCAGCTGACCCCGCCCCCGAAGACCGCCCTGCAGGCCCTGCATGCGGACTTGCGGGTCGCTGCGGCGCAGCTTGCCCGGGAAACGCTCCGCGGCCGGTCCCAGGCCACCCGCCAGGCGCTGAGCCGGCTGGTTGACCAGCTGTGTCAGAGCAGTCCCGGGACCGTTTACCTCAGCACCATCCACCGCGCCAAGGGGATGGAGTGGGACGACGTGACCGTTCTGCAGCCTGAGCTCATGCCGCTGCCGTACGGCACAGCCGAGGAGGAGCGCTGCGTCGAGTTCGTGGCCATCACCCGGGCGCGCAGGCGGCTCACCTACGCCCTTGGTCCCGAAGCCTGGGATGCCTACGAAACTGAGCTGTCCAGTGCGCCCCTCCCAGCGGCCGCGCGTCCACCCAAACGCCCCACTCCACCACCCAAACGCCCCGCGCCTGCGAACCCGCCCCCGCGCGCACCGGACGGCAGTGAAGGGCCGCCCCGCGTGATCACCGTCGCACTTCCCGACGACGCGCCCTCGTGCGTGCGCGAGTGGAACATCTTCACCGGGCAGGACCCGGTCCCCGCCATGGCCCTGCGACAGGCGCTCCAGCGCGTCGCCCGGGCCAAACGACCGCAGCTGAGCGTCTGGGCCGCCGCCACCCTGGAGCGCGTCCAGCGCCTTCCGGGCAACGCGGCCGTACTGATCGACCACGACCGCCTTCACCAGGCTGAGCAAGCCGTCACGGCCAGCACGATCAGCATTCCCGCGATGCCGCCGCGCCCCCCGCGTCCGCACCGGCAGCTGCTGATCACTGAACATTCCCTCGCCCGCTGGAAGTACGGTGAGATCGAAGGCGAAACCGACCAGCTCGTCACCCTGACCTACCGCGGGGCGCGGTACACCTTCGACAAGACCACCTGTGAACTCTCCGGCCAGCCGTTCGATCCAGCGCAGCCGTACCTGCACCCGGACCGCTAA